A stretch of the Terriglobales bacterium genome encodes the following:
- a CDS encoding DciA family protein — protein MEHSRSNLQKIFGDALKNAPADQAPMLAWPMVCGASVAKKTRALDFARGVLRVQVPDKAWRTELEALSGDYVRAINDMVVKKVSKIEFVVPVVRKSELGIA, from the coding sequence ATGGAACACAGCCGTTCGAACCTGCAGAAGATATTTGGGGATGCGTTGAAGAATGCCCCCGCTGACCAGGCTCCCATGCTGGCATGGCCGATGGTGTGCGGCGCCAGCGTAGCCAAAAAGACGCGAGCACTGGACTTCGCACGAGGCGTGTTGCGAGTGCAGGTGCCAGATAAGGCGTGGAGGACGGAGTTGGAAGCCTTGTCGGGAGACTACGTGCGTGCGATCAACGATATGGTGGTGAAAAAGGTGTCGAAGATCGAGTTCGTGGTGCCGGTGGTCAGGAAGAGCGAGTTGGGAATAGCTTAG
- the gatC gene encoding Asp-tRNA(Asn)/Glu-tRNA(Gln) amidotransferase subunit GatC, with protein MKVTEKDVAYVAELANLELTPEEQQRMLRDMNAILGHIDKLNELDTSGVEPMAQVHTDSHEAMRDDVVRPSLDRDVVMKGAPKTDGSFFKVPKVIEK; from the coding sequence ATGAAGGTCACAGAAAAAGACGTGGCGTATGTGGCGGAACTGGCGAACCTGGAACTGACGCCGGAAGAGCAACAGCGCATGTTGCGGGACATGAACGCCATCCTGGGGCATATCGATAAGCTGAATGAGTTGGATACGTCGGGCGTGGAGCCGATGGCGCAGGTTCATACGGACTCGCATGAAGCAATGCGCGATGACGTGGTGCGGCCGTCGTTGGACCGGGATGTGGTAATGAAGGGTGCGCCGAAAACGGATGGAAGCTTCTTTAA